Within the Halomonas sp. HL-93 genome, the region GGTGACAACGTCCGACATCGTTGTCCCGGCCTGCTCGACCAGTGAAGAGCCTTGTTGAATCTGGGTGACCGAGTCATCAATCAAGCTTTTAATTTCTTTGGCAGCATCGGCACTGCGGCTCGCCAAGTTGCGTACTTCCCCGGCCACAACCGCAAAACCACGGCCTTGCTCACCCGCACGAGCCGCTTCAACAGACGCATTAAGTGCCAAGATATTGGTTTGGAAAGCGATCGAGTCGATCACGGTAGTAATATCCGACACTTTTTGCGAACTGCTGGAAATGCCGTGCATCGTTTCCACTACCTGCTGCACCACGTCTCCGCCGCGCTCTGCCGTGGATGACGCATCCACGGCGAGCGTGCTGGCTTGGCGCGCGTTATCGGCATTTTGTTTCACCGTCGCGGTCATTTCCTCCATGCTTGAGGCAGTCTCTTCAATTGAGGCGGCCTGCTGCTCGGTGCGCGATGACAGGTCGGCGTTACCGCTAGCGATTTCCCGCGTGCCGTGGTGAATCTCACGGCTGCCTTCGCGTACTCGCGTCACGATATCATTGAGGCTGTTCTGCATGCGCTTCATGGCGGTGTACAGCTGACCCACTTCGTTTTTACCGCCGGTCGGAATCGGCGTGGTGAGATCCGCGTCGGCAATGGTGTTGAGCTGAATGACCGCTTGGTTAAGTGGCCTAATGACGATTTTGCGCAGGCCTAAATAAATCAATACCGCTAAAAATAGAATGACCGCGAGCACTACCCATTCGAGCATAGTGTAAAAATTATTAGTGTCATCAAGCTCTTGCTGCGCTTGGACGCCACGCTGACCAGCGTACTGAACGAACTCCGTGAGGGCGGCATCTTGCTCTTTACCAGGGGCGAACATTTCCTCGCGAATTCTGTTGAATCCCGTGGTATCCATTTGGTCAAGCGCTTCTACCTGCTGATGGGTTAGCGCAAAAACAGCTTCAAAGGATGCTTCAACCTCTTGCCCTAACGCTTCACCACCGTCGCTACGCGGTACCGACGCAAAGCGATTAAAGCGGTCTTCTGCACGACCTAGCTGGTCTTGGGCAGATTCAAGACGCGCCGTCGCTTGACGGCTACGCCCCAGCATAAATTCATTGGAGGCGATTTCCAGGTCGACCAGCGCGCCACTCCAAAGCGCATCGGCACGGTTAATTTCGTTAAGCTGCTGCACATTAATCTGGTCAATCGTCTCTACCATGCGCTGAGTCGCCTTGTCGGAAAGCGCGAAGATCAGCATGTTGGCCCCAACGGCCAGTAGAAACACAATTAACACTGCAATCACGGCAACATTAATACTCAGGTTGCGAAACATTCGATTCATACCATTCCCTTACAGCCCAAAGCTGACACGTTGTTGTCGTTATACGCGCTGTGCTCGTCCCGACGAGTCAATCAGCGACATTAACCGCGCAGGGATTTCGCCCAACGCAGTGACATCGGCGGCTCCCCCCATAGCAATCGCCTCGCGTGGCATACCAAAGACCACGCAACTTTCTTCATTTTGGGCGATGGTTGCGGCCCCAGCCTGACGCATCTCAAGCAGCCCGGCTGCACCGTCTTTACCCATCCCGGTGAGAATCACGCCAATGGCGTTTTTACCGGCTTGTTCGGCGGCGGAGTGAAATAGCACGTCCACCGAGGGGCGATGGCGATTGACCGGAGGCCCATCGTCTAACCGGGCGACATAGTTGGCCCCACTACGCGCCAGTTTAAGGTGCTGATCTCCCGGCGCAATGTAGGCATGGCCAGGCAGCACCCGTTCGCCATCGGCAGCTTCTTTGACGGTGATGCGGCACAGCCGGTCAAGCCGCTCGGCAAACGAACGGGTGAAACCTCCTGGCATATGCTGAGTAATCAAAATGGCCGGTGCATTAGCCGGCAGCGGCTCAAGCACGGCACGGATCGCCTCGGTGCCACCGGTCGAGGCGCCAATAATAATCAGCTTTTCACTCGAGACCATGGGGGCTTTTAGCTGGACGGGGGGCGGCGTATTTTTATGCCGCGCCTGGCGTGGCCGCGAACGCGCAGCAGCCCGAAGCTTTTCAGCAATCTCATTGGCGTAGTCCATCATCCCGCTGCGGATGCCCAGGCTGGGCTTGGCGACAAAATCCAACGCCCCAAGCTCCAGGGCCCGCAGGGTAATTTCTGAGCCACTTTGGGTCAGCGAGGAGACCATCAGTACCGGCATTGGGCGCAGGCGCATTAAACGCTCGAGGAAATCCAGCCCGTCCATGCGCGGCATTTCCACATCAAGCGTCAGTACATCCGGGTTATGCTGTTTTATCAGGTCACGTGCGGCGATTGGATCGGGCGCTACCGCGACCACTTCCATATCGGGCTGAGAGTTAATAATTTCCGTCAATAAATCGCGGATTAGCGCTGAATCGTCTACACATAACACTTTTATTTTGGCTGCACTCAAAGCACGCCTCCTTATCCGTCAAGCCGTCTGCCGCGCCAAGGCACGTTGATGATTTATCTGTTTGCCAGGGTATAAACCGTTTGCCCACGCAGCTTGAATGCATCGCTGATGTAGGAAAAATTCTCCGAATGACCGGCAAACAGCAGTCCGTCGGGCTTGAGCAGGGGAGCGAAGCGTTTGAGGATTTTCGCCTGAGTCTCTTTATCAAAATAAATCATGATATTTCGGCAAAAAATCACGTCAAAGGGGCCTTTAACCGGCCACTGGGGAGCTAGCAGGTTCATGGGCATAAACTCGACCAGCGACGTCACTTCGGGCCTTACACGGGCTAAGCCAGTGTGATTACCAGCGCCTTTCTGAAAAAAACGCTTCACACGTACTTCGTCTAGCTTGCGCACCTGCTCCTGGGGGTAGATCCCTTTGCGCGCTTTATCCAACGCATCGGTGTCAATATCCGTCGCTATAACGCTGGACTGAGATGCACGCCCGCCGAGCGTTTCGAGCAGCGTCATCGCAATCGAGTAAGGTTCTTCACCGGTCGACGCGGCGGAGCACCACACCGAGACAGGTTCTTGCTTATGCTTTATATGCTCAGCTAATAACGGAAAGTGGTGGGACTCACGAAAAAACGCCGTAAGGTTCGTCGTTAGCGCATTAGTAAACGCCTCCCACTCTTTAGCATCAGGCTGACGATCAAGGCGGGCGAGGTAGTCGCTAAACCGAGTCATGCCGTGATGGCGTAGCCGCTTCGCCAAACGGCTGTAGACCATTTCGCGCTTGTGTTCGGCCAGCACAATGCCGGCACGCTGATAAATCAGCTCGCGGACACGGGTAAAGTCAGCATCCGTCAGCTCCAGGTCGCGCTCAATTTGGCTGCCTGACGCCCACTGGCCGATGTCGACTCTTTCACGTTGCTCGGTCAAAATATTTCCCACTCCTCTACAAAGCCTAACCCGCTTGCTGCTTAGCCACGGGGGTGGTTGCACGACACGGTGAGTCTGAGAAACAACCGATTGCTGGCACGAAAGGCACGCCGCCTTGATTTAACGACGCGCTTTTTTGCGGAGATGTTCTCTACCCCAGCTATTAACTTATCGGCCTGAAACCCGCTTACTTGAGCACTTTTGCATCACAGCGTTAACGTTTAAAACGCTTCCCATTCAGTTGCTGTTTCGGCGGTAGCTGGCACAGCAGAACGGGATGGCGGAGTGGCTAACGGGGTGGCCTGGCGGGGGGTGGTGGTTGGCGCCGTTAGCGAGTCAGCGACGCGAAAGCGCTCCACGGCTTCACGCAGTCGCCCGGCTTCACTTTCTAGCTCATTTGCACTGCTCGCCGCTTGTTGAACTAACTCAGCGTTTTGCTGAACCACTTGATCCATTTGCGCCACGGCTTGGTTAACCTGCCCAATGCCGTTACTTTGCTCTTCGGAGGCTGCGGCGATTTCATCCATGATGTCACTGACCCGCTGCACGGCGGCAACCAGGTCTTGCATCGTCTGACCGGCCTGGTTGACGCGCTCGGTACCGACATCGACCTTGTTCAGCGAGGTGTCGATCAGGGTCCGAATATCCTTTGCCGCACTGGCACTTCGACTGGCAAGACTACGCACTTCTTGGGCGACCACAGCGAAGCCTTTGCCATGCTCACCAGCGCGTGCTGCTTCCACCGACGCGTTGAGCGCCAGAATATTGGTCTGGAAGGCGATATTGTCGATCAGGGTAATGATATCGGCGACCTGATGCGAACTGGCGCTGATCTCACGCATGGTATCAACGATCTCGCCTACCTCATCGCCGGAGCGCCGCGCGGTATGGGTAGCATCTCCCGCCAGTTGGCTGGCTTGTCGAGCGTTATCGGCATTGTGGCCTACCGTTGAGGCGAGCTGCTCCATGCTTGAAGCGGTTTCCTCTAATGAGGACGCCTGTTGCTCGGTACGCGATGACAGATCATTGTTGCCACTGGCAATCTGCTGCGAGCGCTCAAAGATTGAGGTACCGCTAGTGCGCACCACGCCCACCGTGTGCGATAGCGACGACTGCATGTGCGCCATGGCAACGTAAAGGCGGCCAATTTCGTTATTACCCGGCGCGGTAATTTGCTGGCTGAGGTCTCCCTTGGCCATACGCTCGAAATAACCCACTAAGTTATCTAATGGGCGCAGCACATTGGTCGCCACCCCCCATACCACGATGATCACCGTTGCGATGGTCACCATCACAACACCCAATAAGACCCAGCGGATCTGTGCGGCAAATGCATTAAATGCCTGCTGCTGCGAGGCTGCATCGTTGCTTTGGACGATGTCGGCACCATGGTGCAGGGCGTAGAGGCCAATCCCGCAGGCCAACAACACCATCGCTGTCAATGTTACCAGTACCAGCCCCCAACTCAGCCGGACAGTCATGTTATTCATTACTTGACGTATTACCTGAGCCACTCACCGATCTCCTCGCTATCAGCTACTCACCTGTTTCCTTTACGGCTGAGTGGCCGACCGAATAATCAAGCACGTCTCCCTGTGCCGCCAACCGTTAGTCTTACTGGTGGC harbors:
- a CDS encoding methyl-accepting chemotaxis protein, encoding MNRMFRNLSINVAVIAVLIVFLLAVGANMLIFALSDKATQRMVETIDQINVQQLNEINRADALWSGALVDLEIASNEFMLGRSRQATARLESAQDQLGRAEDRFNRFASVPRSDGGEALGQEVEASFEAVFALTHQQVEALDQMDTTGFNRIREEMFAPGKEQDAALTEFVQYAGQRGVQAQQELDDTNNFYTMLEWVVLAVILFLAVLIYLGLRKIVIRPLNQAVIQLNTIADADLTTPIPTGGKNEVGQLYTAMKRMQNSLNDIVTRVREGSREIHHGTREIASGNADLSSRTEQQAASIEETASSMEEMTATVKQNADNARQASTLAVDASSTAERGGDVVQQVVETMHGISSSSQKVSDITTVIDSIAFQTNILALNASVEAARAGEQGRGFAVVAGEVRNLASRSADAAKEIKSLIDDSVTQIQQGSSLVEQAGTTMSDVVTAVRRVTDIMDEISAASQEQSDGIEQVSQAVGQMDQVTQQNASLVQQATAAASSLEEQANRLEEAVAVFKLVGLQVAHQQTSAPNSAPKAVAATATKTSSTTPTRTVSSPSEHDDWEEF
- a CDS encoding protein-glutamate methylesterase/protein-glutamine glutaminase; the encoded protein is MSAAKIKVLCVDDSALIRDLLTEIINSQPDMEVVAVAPDPIAARDLIKQHNPDVLTLDVEMPRMDGLDFLERLMRLRPMPVLMVSSLTQSGSEITLRALELGALDFVAKPSLGIRSGMMDYANEIAEKLRAAARSRPRQARHKNTPPPVQLKAPMVSSEKLIIIGASTGGTEAIRAVLEPLPANAPAILITQHMPGGFTRSFAERLDRLCRITVKEAADGERVLPGHAYIAPGDQHLKLARSGANYVARLDDGPPVNRHRPSVDVLFHSAAEQAGKNAIGVILTGMGKDGAAGLLEMRQAGAATIAQNEESCVVFGMPREAIAMGGAADVTALGEIPARLMSLIDSSGRAQRV
- a CDS encoding CheR family methyltransferase gives rise to the protein MTEQRERVDIGQWASGSQIERDLELTDADFTRVRELIYQRAGIVLAEHKREMVYSRLAKRLRHHGMTRFSDYLARLDRQPDAKEWEAFTNALTTNLTAFFRESHHFPLLAEHIKHKQEPVSVWCSAASTGEEPYSIAMTLLETLGGRASQSSVIATDIDTDALDKARKGIYPQEQVRKLDEVRVKRFFQKGAGNHTGLARVRPEVTSLVEFMPMNLLAPQWPVKGPFDVIFCRNIMIYFDKETQAKILKRFAPLLKPDGLLFAGHSENFSYISDAFKLRGQTVYTLANR
- a CDS encoding methyl-accepting chemotaxis protein, with product MNNMTVRLSWGLVLVTLTAMVLLACGIGLYALHHGADIVQSNDAASQQQAFNAFAAQIRWVLLGVVMVTIATVIIVVWGVATNVLRPLDNLVGYFERMAKGDLSQQITAPGNNEIGRLYVAMAHMQSSLSHTVGVVRTSGTSIFERSQQIASGNNDLSSRTEQQASSLEETASSMEQLASTVGHNADNARQASQLAGDATHTARRSGDEVGEIVDTMREISASSHQVADIITLIDNIAFQTNILALNASVEAARAGEHGKGFAVVAQEVRSLASRSASAAKDIRTLIDTSLNKVDVGTERVNQAGQTMQDLVAAVQRVSDIMDEIAAASEEQSNGIGQVNQAVAQMDQVVQQNAELVQQAASSANELESEAGRLREAVERFRVADSLTAPTTTPRQATPLATPPSRSAVPATAETATEWEAF